A part of Astyanax mexicanus isolate ESR-SI-001 chromosome 2, AstMex3_surface, whole genome shotgun sequence genomic DNA contains:
- the nap1l1 gene encoding nucleosome assembly protein 1-like 1 isoform X3 produces MADLDNKEQAELDPADMEDVEEVEEEETGEDVNSKARQLTVQMMQNPQILAALQERLDGLVGSPSGYMESLPKVVKRRVNALKNLQVKCAHIEAKFYEEVHELERKYAALYQPLFDKRSDIIKAVYEPTDEECEWKQEEEEELTVSKQEEMKEKAKLEEEKKDEEKEDPKGIPEFWLTVFKNVDLLSEMLQEHDEPILKHLQDIKVKFSDAGQPMSFTLEFHFEPNDFFTNTVLTKTYKMRSEPDESDPFSFDGPEIMGCTGCTIDWTKGKNVTLKTIKKKQKHKGRGTVRTVTKTVPNDSFFNFFTPPEVPESGELDEDSEAVLAADFEIGHFIRERIVPRAVLYFTGEAIEDDDDDYDEEGEEADDEEGEEEADEENDPSYDPKV; encoded by the exons ATGGCCGATCTCGACAA TAAAGAGCAGGCTGAGCTGGACCCAGCTGATATGGAAGATgttgaggaggtggaggaggaggagaccgGGGAGGATGTCAACAGTAAAG CGAGGCAGCTGACTGTGCAGATGATGCAGAATCCTCAGATCTTGGCAGCTCTGCAGGAGAGGCTGGACGGACTGGTGGGTTCCCCTTCCGGGTACATGGAGAG TTTACCAAAGGTAGTGAAGCGACGTGTAAATGCGCTGAAGAACCTGCAGGTGAAATGTGCTCACATCGAAGCAAAGTTTTACGAAGAAGTTCACGAGCTGGAAAGGAAGTATGCGGCTCTGTACCAGCCTCTGTTTGACAAG CGCAGTGACATCATCAAAGCGGTGTATGAGCCAACAGATGAGGAGTGTGAGTGGaagcaggaggaagaggaagagctgACAGTAAGTAAGCAG GAGGAGATGAAGGAGAAGGCGAAGCTTGAGGAGGAAAAGAAGGATGAGGAGAAGGAAGACCCCAAAGGAATCCCTGAATTCTGGCTCACTGTGTTTAAGAACGTGGACCTGCTCAGTGAAATGCTGCAg GAACACGACGAACCAATCCTCAAACACCTACAGGACATCAAAGTAAAGTTCTCTGATGCAGGACAGCCGATG aGCTTCACATTAGAATTCCACTTTGAGCCCAATGACTTCTTCACAAACACAGTTCTGACCAAAACCTATAAGATGAGGTCTGAGCCAGATGAGTCTGACCCATTCTCCTTCGACGGGCCAGAGATTATGGGCTGCACAGG GTGTACGATTGACTGGACCAAAGGGAAAAACGTCACATTGAAAACCATCAAAAAGAAGCAGAAGCACAAGGGTCGTGGTACCGTCCGAACAGTTACGAAAACTGTCCCCAACGACTCCTTCTTCAACTTCTTCACTCCTCCTGAAG TACCAGAAAGCGGAGAGCTG GATGAGGACTCCGAGGCAGTTCTGGCAGCGGATTTTGAGATTGGTCACTTCATTCGCGAGCGCATCGTCCCCCGAGCTGTCCTCTACTTCACTGGAGAGGCCATTGAGGATGACGACGATGAT TATGATGAAGAGGGTGAGGAGGCTGATGATGAG gagggagaggaggaggcgGATGAGGAAAACGATCCGAGCTATGATCCCAAG GTGTAA
- the nap1l1 gene encoding nucleosome assembly protein 1-like 1 isoform X1: protein MADLDNKEQAELDPADMEDVEEVEEEETGEDVNSKARQLTVQMMQNPQILAALQERLDGLVGSPSGYMESLPKVVKRRVNALKNLQVKCAHIEAKFYEEVHELERKYAALYQPLFDKRSDIIKAVYEPTDEECEWKQEEEEELTVSKQEEMKEKAKLEEEKKDEEKEDPKGIPEFWLTVFKNVDLLSEMLQEHDEPILKHLQDIKVKFSDAGQPMSFTLEFHFEPNDFFTNTVLTKTYKMRSEPDESDPFSFDGPEIMGCTGCTIDWTKGKNVTLKTIKKKQKHKGRGTVRTVTKTVPNDSFFNFFTPPEVPESGELDEDSEAVLAADFEIGHFIRERIVPRAVLYFTGEAIEDDDDDYDEEGEEADDEEGEEEADEENDPSYDPKKDANPPAECKQQ, encoded by the exons ATGGCCGATCTCGACAA TAAAGAGCAGGCTGAGCTGGACCCAGCTGATATGGAAGATgttgaggaggtggaggaggaggagaccgGGGAGGATGTCAACAGTAAAG CGAGGCAGCTGACTGTGCAGATGATGCAGAATCCTCAGATCTTGGCAGCTCTGCAGGAGAGGCTGGACGGACTGGTGGGTTCCCCTTCCGGGTACATGGAGAG TTTACCAAAGGTAGTGAAGCGACGTGTAAATGCGCTGAAGAACCTGCAGGTGAAATGTGCTCACATCGAAGCAAAGTTTTACGAAGAAGTTCACGAGCTGGAAAGGAAGTATGCGGCTCTGTACCAGCCTCTGTTTGACAAG CGCAGTGACATCATCAAAGCGGTGTATGAGCCAACAGATGAGGAGTGTGAGTGGaagcaggaggaagaggaagagctgACAGTAAGTAAGCAG GAGGAGATGAAGGAGAAGGCGAAGCTTGAGGAGGAAAAGAAGGATGAGGAGAAGGAAGACCCCAAAGGAATCCCTGAATTCTGGCTCACTGTGTTTAAGAACGTGGACCTGCTCAGTGAAATGCTGCAg GAACACGACGAACCAATCCTCAAACACCTACAGGACATCAAAGTAAAGTTCTCTGATGCAGGACAGCCGATG aGCTTCACATTAGAATTCCACTTTGAGCCCAATGACTTCTTCACAAACACAGTTCTGACCAAAACCTATAAGATGAGGTCTGAGCCAGATGAGTCTGACCCATTCTCCTTCGACGGGCCAGAGATTATGGGCTGCACAGG GTGTACGATTGACTGGACCAAAGGGAAAAACGTCACATTGAAAACCATCAAAAAGAAGCAGAAGCACAAGGGTCGTGGTACCGTCCGAACAGTTACGAAAACTGTCCCCAACGACTCCTTCTTCAACTTCTTCACTCCTCCTGAAG TACCAGAAAGCGGAGAGCTG GATGAGGACTCCGAGGCAGTTCTGGCAGCGGATTTTGAGATTGGTCACTTCATTCGCGAGCGCATCGTCCCCCGAGCTGTCCTCTACTTCACTGGAGAGGCCATTGAGGATGACGACGATGAT TATGATGAAGAGGGTGAGGAGGCTGATGATGAG gagggagaggaggaggcgGATGAGGAAAACGATCCGAGCTATGATCCCAAG AAGGATGCCAACCCCCCAGCAGAGTGTAAGCAGCAGTGA
- the phlda1 gene encoding pleckstrin homology-like domain family A member 1, producing MLESRVLKEGVLEKRSDGLLQLWKKKHCRLTEEGLLLNPPKPPTKPPQQESGGGQVKELHFANMKTVDCVERKGKYVYFTVVMSEGKEIDFRSRQDEGWNAAITLQMVHYKNKQAILAVRSTRQKQQLLVVQLAGQKTAARSQEAA from the coding sequence ATGCTGGAGAGCCGGGTGCTGAAGGAGGGCGTGCTGGAGAAGCGCAGCGACGGCCTGCTGCAGCTGTGGAAGAAGAAGCACTGCAGGCTGACGGAGGAGGGGCTGCTGCTGAACCCTCCCAAGCCCCCCACCAAGCCCCCCCAGCAGGAGAGCGGCGGGGGGCAGGTGAAGGAGCTGCACTTCGCCAACATGAAGACGGTGGATTGTGTGGAGCGTAAGGGGAAGTACGTGTATTTCACGGTGGTGATGAGCGAGGGCAAGGAGATCGACTTCCGGAGCCGTCAGGATGAGGGATGGAACGCGGCGATCACGCTGCAGATGGTGCACTACAAAAACAAGCAGGCAATCCTTGCCGTGCGCTCCACGCGCCAGAAACAGCAGCTGCTGGTCGTCCAGCTGGCCGGACAGAAGACGGCTGCCCGGTCGCAGGAGGCAGCGTAA
- the nap1l1 gene encoding nucleosome assembly protein 1-like 1 isoform X2: MADLDNKEQAELDPADMEDVEEVEEEETGEDVNSKARQLTVQMMQNPQILAALQERLDGLVGSPSGYMESLPKVVKRRVNALKNLQVKCAHIEAKFYEEVHELERKYAALYQPLFDKRSDIIKAVYEPTDEECEWKQEEEEELTEEMKEKAKLEEEKKDEEKEDPKGIPEFWLTVFKNVDLLSEMLQEHDEPILKHLQDIKVKFSDAGQPMSFTLEFHFEPNDFFTNTVLTKTYKMRSEPDESDPFSFDGPEIMGCTGCTIDWTKGKNVTLKTIKKKQKHKGRGTVRTVTKTVPNDSFFNFFTPPEVPESGELDEDSEAVLAADFEIGHFIRERIVPRAVLYFTGEAIEDDDDDYDEEGEEADDEEGEEEADEENDPSYDPKKDANPPAECKQQ, from the exons ATGGCCGATCTCGACAA TAAAGAGCAGGCTGAGCTGGACCCAGCTGATATGGAAGATgttgaggaggtggaggaggaggagaccgGGGAGGATGTCAACAGTAAAG CGAGGCAGCTGACTGTGCAGATGATGCAGAATCCTCAGATCTTGGCAGCTCTGCAGGAGAGGCTGGACGGACTGGTGGGTTCCCCTTCCGGGTACATGGAGAG TTTACCAAAGGTAGTGAAGCGACGTGTAAATGCGCTGAAGAACCTGCAGGTGAAATGTGCTCACATCGAAGCAAAGTTTTACGAAGAAGTTCACGAGCTGGAAAGGAAGTATGCGGCTCTGTACCAGCCTCTGTTTGACAAG CGCAGTGACATCATCAAAGCGGTGTATGAGCCAACAGATGAGGAGTGTGAGTGGaagcaggaggaagaggaagagctgACA GAGGAGATGAAGGAGAAGGCGAAGCTTGAGGAGGAAAAGAAGGATGAGGAGAAGGAAGACCCCAAAGGAATCCCTGAATTCTGGCTCACTGTGTTTAAGAACGTGGACCTGCTCAGTGAAATGCTGCAg GAACACGACGAACCAATCCTCAAACACCTACAGGACATCAAAGTAAAGTTCTCTGATGCAGGACAGCCGATG aGCTTCACATTAGAATTCCACTTTGAGCCCAATGACTTCTTCACAAACACAGTTCTGACCAAAACCTATAAGATGAGGTCTGAGCCAGATGAGTCTGACCCATTCTCCTTCGACGGGCCAGAGATTATGGGCTGCACAGG GTGTACGATTGACTGGACCAAAGGGAAAAACGTCACATTGAAAACCATCAAAAAGAAGCAGAAGCACAAGGGTCGTGGTACCGTCCGAACAGTTACGAAAACTGTCCCCAACGACTCCTTCTTCAACTTCTTCACTCCTCCTGAAG TACCAGAAAGCGGAGAGCTG GATGAGGACTCCGAGGCAGTTCTGGCAGCGGATTTTGAGATTGGTCACTTCATTCGCGAGCGCATCGTCCCCCGAGCTGTCCTCTACTTCACTGGAGAGGCCATTGAGGATGACGACGATGAT TATGATGAAGAGGGTGAGGAGGCTGATGATGAG gagggagaggaggaggcgGATGAGGAAAACGATCCGAGCTATGATCCCAAG AAGGATGCCAACCCCCCAGCAGAGTGTAAGCAGCAGTGA